A window of Lytechinus pictus isolate F3 Inbred chromosome 7, Lp3.0, whole genome shotgun sequence contains these coding sequences:
- the LOC135154720 gene encoding ADP-ribose glycohydrolase MACROD1-like: protein MHSTVRKILYRKITHSIRISVVSTSPGFPDPVAAVRWRWPLHLRSKHCSYFRPFVNLAGICCSILGPLTSKVGIMEDFLPPSLRRFYTDEPASGSLAKVKKTRALYLSKTLDEKAEEARWYRQDLVDLRDVLTWPEYADDMGLDAPQAKKSTSAAKANLNNRVSVWQGDITKLDIDCIVNAANRSLLGGGGVDGAIHRAAGSNLLQECKKLAGCETGEAKLTAGYLLPARYVLHTVGPIVYGNPSLNHREALTSCYATCLQQILEHNKNNRSKMEAARRKRDAAKGDGKSRDETDTKEKESKEDASANGRQASEEEGDSDYKTLQEDLETAEPLIRSVAFPCISTGVYGYPQEEACRVALGTVRDWLEENHEEMDRIVFCVFLEKDLKIYERLLPTFFPLEGTSPSSRTEEEDET from the exons ATGCATTCAACTGTGAGAAAGATACTTTATCGCAAAATCACACATTCCATACGGATTTCGGTGGTGTCTACTTCGCCAGGTTTTCCCGATCCCGTTGCTGCTGTACGTTGGCGCTGGCCGCTCCATCTCCGTTCAAAACACTGCAGCTATTTTCGACCATTCGTCAATCTTGCAGGCATCTGTTGTAGCATCCTCGGTCCACTTACATCAAAAGTTGGTATCATGGAAGACTTCTTGCCCCCAAGTCTCAGGCGATTCTACACTGACGAACCAGCATCAGGATCGCTGGCCAAAGTTAAGAAAACAAGAG CTCTGTATCTGAGTAAGACATTGGATGAGAAGGCTGAGGAAGCAAGGTGGTACAGACAAGATCTGGTAGATCTGAGAGACGTCTTAACATGGCCAGAGTATGCAGATGACATGGGACTGGATGCCCCACAGGCAAAGA agtcCACATCAGCAGCTAAAGCCAACCTGAATAATAGAGTGAGTGTATGGCAAGGAGATATTACAAAGCTAGACATTGATTGTATCGTTAACGCAGCTAATAGATCACTACTAGGAGGCGGAGGAG TTGATGGAGCAATACATCGAGCTGCTGGCTCAAATCTCCTTCAAGAATGTAAGAAATTAGCTGGATGTGAAACGGGAGAAGCTAAGCTTACTGCAG gttATCTCCTTCCAGCTAGAT ATGTCCTTCACACAGTGGGCCCGATCGTCTACGGCAACCCGAGCCTAAACCACAGGGAAGCCCTAACTAGTTGCTATGCAACGTGCCTCCAGCAAATCCTCGaacacaacaaaaacaaccgTTCAAAGATGGAGGCAGCCAGGAGGAAACGGGATGCTGCAAAGGGTGATGGGAAGAGCAGAGACGAGACGGACAccaaagagaaagagagcaaAGAGGATGCTTCAGCCAATGGGAGGCAAGCATCAGAAGAGGAAGGGGATAGCGATTATAAGACGCTACAGGAGGATTTGGAAACAGCAGAACCCTTGATCCGATCAGTTGCCTTCCCCTGTATATCAACAGGAGTGTATG GTTACCCACAGGAAGAAGCTTGTAGGGTGGCCCTTGGTACAGTCAGAGATTGGCTAGAAGAAAATCATGAGGAG ATGGATAGGATAGTGTTCTGTGTATTCCTTGAAAAAGATCTCAAGATTTATGAGAGATTGCTTCCAACTTTCTTCCCCTTGGAAG GTACATCACCGAGTTCAAGAACAGAAGAAGAGGATGAGACCTAG
- the LOC129265475 gene encoding ribonuclease H2 subunit C-like — translation MALCVDGKSLENVGCADLRLMPCTIEGDGEANVSQFFTPAIRQNEESPGTTGQQVSFRGRLLRGQEIPIPEGYKGVILKEPSKPFTEDEDRTLKATHSFDKFTYWNLETAPSTNDTIQRALAWTNIASAIHSPVSSDKPSLESQGSVAGCR, via the exons ATGGCTTTGTGTGTCGATGGAAAATCACTTGAGAATGTTGGATGCGCAGACCTTCGCCTGATGCCATGCACGATAGAAGGAGATGGAGAGGCCAATGTATCTCAATTCTTTACACCTGCTATCAGACAGAATGAGGAAAGCCCAGGCACAACAG GTCAGCAGGTATCATTCCGAGGGAGACTCCTTAGAGGTCAAGAGATTCCAATCCCTGAGGGATATAAAG GTGTTATTCTGAAAGAGCCTAGTAAACCTTTCACTGAAGATGAG GATCGTACTTTAAAAGCAACCCACAGTTTTGACAAGTTTACCTACTGGAATTTGGAAACAGCACCTTCTACCAATGACACGATTCAACGAGCCTTGGCATGGACCAATATAGCTTCTGCA atacaCAGTCCTGTATCATCTGATAAGCCATCCCTGGAATCCCAGGGCAGTGTAGCTGGCTGTAGATGA